One genomic region from Strix uralensis isolate ZFMK-TIS-50842 chromosome 5, bStrUra1, whole genome shotgun sequence encodes:
- the HYAL4 gene encoding LOW QUALITY PROTEIN: hyaluronidase-4 (The sequence of the model RefSeq protein was modified relative to this genomic sequence to represent the inferred CDS: inserted 3 bases in 2 codons; deleted 1 base in 1 codon; substituted 7 bases at 7 genomic stop codons) has translation MGHCYALFTFQPLAWLHIELIWTPLAMKPAQTPVWERKAFIATWNXTDRPVILERYGTVLDLKMFHMIGSPLAKVRGHNVTMFYFNRLSYYXWYTSQEVLVNGGLPXNFSLQTHLEKYGYDINYYILGEHFSGLALIAWEHWRPQWDHNWDAKDVYRRKSRKLITEMEGNISVNDIEHLPRVSFEESAKAFMKETIALGMKSRPKGLWGYYLYPDCHNYNFCDQNYTGSCPKSEALRNNDLSCLWDIRVALYPPTGIKKPLGNSQNILHFSQFRLNESIRISSMTSXDYLPIFVYTXLGYRDEPLLFLSKQDLINIIGESGQGTASIVIWXDMNLTSSKGNCTEVQEFADSELRPYIINVTAAAEVCSRHLCQDNGXHVQRTWRALTDLHLKPKSFWIDALEDHLEIMAETLVXHCXQGYEGTDCGKVKLADDHPVNSADSVSPRRFAAI, from the exons ATGGGACACTGTTATGCATTGTTCACCTTTCAGCCCCTGGCATGGCTGCACATAGAACTCATCTGGACTCCCCTTGCTATGAAACCAGCCCAAACACCAGTTTGGGAGAGGAAGGCTTTCATAGCCACCTGGAA GACTGACAGACCTGTGATCCTTGAGAGGTACGGCACTGTACTGGACCTGAAAATGTTCCATATGATTGGAAGCCCATTAGCTAAAGTAAGAGGGCACAATGTgaccatgttttattttaataggcTCAGCTATT CCTGGTACACATCACAGGAAGTCCTTGTTAATGGTGGTCTACCCTAGAACTTCAGTTTGCAAACTCATCTGGAAAAATATGGCTATGACATTAACTATTACATCCTAGGTGAGCACTTCAGTGGGTTAGCTCTCATAGCCTGGGAACACTGGAGACCTCAGTGGGACCACAACTGGGATGCAAAAGATGTCTACAGAAGAAAGTCCAGAAAACTCATAACTGAAATGGAAGGGAATATTTCAGTAAATGATATTGAACATTTACCCAGAGTTTCCTTTGAAGAAAGTGCAAAAGCTTTCATGAAGGAAACAATTGCATTAGGAATGAAAAGCAGACCAAAGGGCCTGTGGGGATACTATTTATACCCTGACTGTCATAATTACAATTTCTGTGATCAGAACTACACTGGTTCCTGCCCCAAAAGTGAAGCTTTGAGGAACAATGATCTTTCCTGCCTCTGGGATATCCGTGTAGCCCTGTATCCTCCCACTGGCATTAAGAAACCCCTTGGAAACAGTCAA AACATTTTGCACTTTTCTCAGTTTAGGTTGAATGAATCCATAAGGATTTCTTCCATGACATCCTAAGATTATTTGCCCATATTTGTGTATACTTGACTAGGTTATAGAGATGAACCTTTACTATTTCTCTCTA AACAAGATCTTATTAACATTATTGGAGAGAGTGGCCAGGGAACTGCAAGCATTGTTATTTGGTGAGATATGAATTTAACTTCTTCAAAG GGCAACTGCACAGAAGTGCAAGAATTTGCTGATTCTGAATTAAGGCCCTACATTATCAAtgtcacagcagcagctgaggtgtGCAGCAGGCATCTTTGTCAGGATAATGGATGACATGTGCAAAGAACCTGGAGAGCCTTGACAGATCTACATTTGAAGCCTAAGAGCTTCTGGATAGATGCCTTGGAGGACCATCTGGAAATAATGGCAGAGACACTTGTCTGACATTGTTAACAGGGTTATGAAGGAACTGATTGTGGCAAAGTTAAACTTGCTGATGACCATCCAGTGAACTCTGCAGACTCTGTCTCACCCAGGAGATTTGCAGCAATCTGA